The genomic DNA TGAGGCTAAGGAAGAACTTCAGGATATGTTCTCCAGGAGGTACTCCTAATGGTTTACACAAAATTATTGACACAACCCATTCCTTGCATGCAGTAACCAAATTTTCCCATTCCCATTTGCCTTCCTTGCTTTTAGGAATTATGTGATCCACTGTTACATTATTATCTTTTAAGTATTTTCCACAGTAGGCACATCTAAAGTTATCTCTCAGAAAAATAGTTTTCCTTGTTGGTGAAGAGCGGCTCCACTCTTTTTTCAAAATAGCCACTTTTATTACCATAGGTGCATTATATTCTCTATTAACAGTTTTTATTGAAAAGTGCTTGTAATATTCCAGACACTCAGCTCTGCCTGTATAGGTGAGAATAAACGCTTTTGTGTGAGAAAACAGCGTAAATGGACGATACGTTATATCAA from Desulfurobacterium indicum includes the following:
- a CDS encoding HNH endonuclease, yielding MKNWPVIVLDITYRPFTLFSHTKAFILTYTGRAECLEYYKHFSIKTVNREYNAPMVIKVAILKKEWSRSSPTRKTIFLRDNFRCAYCGKYLKDNNVTVDHIIPKSKEGKWEWENLVTACKEWVVSIILCKPLGVPPGEHILKFFLSL